The sequence GTACCGGCTTGGCTCCTCCTTGGAGTGGGCCGTGGAATCCTCAGGCAGGAGGCGGGCGCCGAACCGCGCCATCACCGCCTCCGCCTCGTCGGCGCGGCCGCAGGCGAGCAGGAACCGCGGCGACTCGGGGATCCAACGGTTGAGCAGGATGAGGAGCAGACCCGTCGGCAGCCCGATCAGCCAGAGGACCCGCCAGCCGAACCGCGGCTCCAGCGTGGAGGCAAGCAGGCTGGTGACGATGTATGCCCCCGCCACGTCGCCACCAATCAGCACCATCAGCCAGCTGCGATGCCGGGCGGGGATGGTCTCGGCCAGCAGGGCGAACGCGATGGGCAGCATCCCCCCGACCGCCGCGCCCATGAGGAAGCACATGAGCAGGTTCCAGCCGAACGCAGGCATCGCGCCGCACACGGATGTGGCGATGAACATGACGCCAGCGAGCAGGATCGACGCCCGCCTCCCGATACGGTCGCCCAGCCAGCCCCACCCGGCAGAGCCGAGCACCATGCCGACGAGCGCACACAGAGGAAACCAGGCCACGGGCACCTTACCCTGCGGGTTCAGGGGCGACTTCAGGCCGTACTCCTGCGCCATGCCGGGCACCACGAACGCCAGCGTGGTCGGCTTCATGACGTCGATGGTCACGGCAACGGCCATGACGGCCAGGAGCGCCAGGTGGGCACGCTGGATCGGGGCCTCGTCCAACGCGGCCACCCGCACCCCGGCGACCCGATCCGGATAGGCCCCCGCGCCCCGCGGCACCACTCCATACGCCGACAACGCGATGCCGACAACGATCAGGGCCATGCCCACCTTCATCGAGGGATCCATCGGCATCCCGGCCAGCTGATAGCCCATGTCAGCTGCACCGATGTACATGGGGAGATGCAGGACCACACCCGCGCTGACCGCGGCGATTCCGAACCAGAACGCTCGGCGATGAGCAAGAGCGATCATCGGGCCCCCTGAGCTCCCGACAGCCTCATAGGGATATACGGGAACGACCGGGCAGGGGATTCGCGGCGAATCACACGGTTGCCGGGACGCGGCCGACCCCAAGAACTGCTCACTCGGCTGCGCGAGCGGCGGTCGCCGGCAGCGAGGCCTCCGTCGCGTCGTCGGCGCGGGTTGGCCGCATGCCAGGCGATCGAGCGATGCAACGCTTCCTGCGGGGCATCGAGCGTGAACCTGCAGACGACCCGGGCGGAGTTCGGGCCGGGCCTGGTGTCGAACCTACGCTGGACCGACGGGCTCGTCGGGGGCCGCCACGGCCCTGGCACGACCGATTCGATCCGACACCGCCGGGACTGACGCTTCGCCATGGGCGTCAGCCCTTGACCTTCGCGCGTGAGACCCCGGTTCGACGTGTCAGGTATGCGCTCTGACACCACCATGCGGCCACGCCGGCAGGACACCGTCGAGGGGAAGGTGTCGGTCTCCGGGTCGTAGCCGATCAGCTCCAGGGACGTCGAGCTGCTGGCCGATGAAGTCGATCCGGGCGCGCTGCTCGAGGAGGAAGCCGCCCGGAAGCCAGCGGAAGGTCGCCTCGCCCCTGACGTTCTGCTCGTCGGAGCCGACCAGGTTGCCTTCCATGGTCCAGGTACCGACCAGGCGGTCCAGGCGCCGCAGCGCGGGGTCGGGCTGCGGGAGATCGGGGTAATCGGACATGACGGCTCCCTCCTTCGTGGCCTGGTCAGGCCGTTTCCACTCGTCGACCCCAGGACCCGCTCATCCGGCCAGGCCCAGGGCCAGGGCGAGCGCGGTGCCGCCGTTGAAGGCCCACCTGGCCGCCATGACCGGCAGCAGCCGCCGACCCAGCGCGTAGTACAGCGCGGTCCAGATGGCCAGGTACGGCAGCACCGACCCCACCCGGTAGGCGGCGAACTCCAGATCCAGACCGCCGCCGCTGGCAAGCAGCGGGAAGCACGCATGCTCGGCAGCCCACACCACCACCACGATCGTGGCGGCCAGCCACGCCCGGCCCAGGCGCGCCTCCAGCCGCGGCAGCACCACGCCCAGGTAGGCGACCGGCTCGGCCAACTCGGTCAACAGCGGCACCACCAGCACACTGACCACGCTGGCCAGCGGGGGCAGATCAACCACGGCGAACATGGGCGGGGTGCCGAGGTCGACCAGCGCGCCGTAGACCATCCACCAGCCGGCCGCCTCGTTGAGCGCCCGCCCGAAGGGCTCAGCCCCGCCCAGGACCAGGAGGCCGGCCAGCAGCAGCTGCACCCCCAGCCACAGCGCGACCCGGGTGGCGACCAGCAGCGCCGCGCCCCCCACCCCGCCGGCCACCGCCGCGGCGCTGGGCTGGGGCTGGACGGCCGGCTGCCCGGCCCCAGCAGCGGAAGGGTTGGTGGCGGTCATCGCGTGCCCCCCGCCCCCGTCGCCGGCTGGGTGGCACGTCGGGCCTGGCGTTGCTGGACCCACAGCCGGGTCTCGTACACCGAGGTGATGGCCAACACGGCCACGAAGGCCACCAGCCAGGCAAACGCCAGCCAGCCCAGGACCGGCGGCTGGTAGTGGTCCAGGATCAGCTCGGGTGGTTCGACCGCGGCAGGGCCGAAGTGCACCGCGGCGACGAAGGCGGCGCCGCCGCCCGACACCAGCGCCCAGAAGCCGGGCCCCACCCGGCCGGCGTGGTACAGCAGCAGGCCGGTGGTGATGATCGGGTAGACGACCAGGCTGGCGGTGAAGGCGTTGACCTCCTCGGTGACTGGCCAGCCGACGGCGTTGCCGCGGATCAGGTGGTCCAGGTGGTGGCCCAGCGACATCGCCGCCGCCAGCCAGGTCAGCCGGTACAGGATCCTGCGGTGCATGGGTCCCTCCTCGGGTGCAGCGATGGTGGTCCGGACGCTGCTGGCAAGCACCAGCAGCTCCAGGGAGGCTGCGGGCCCCTCACCGCCGAGGCGTTCACCACAAGCGGACGCTTGTGCAGGCGGGTCGGTGTTCCGGGCCAGCGCGGCCAAGTCCGGTATGAACCTGCGGTGCTCATGGGATCACCCGCTCGTTCGAGCCTCAGCCGTACAGCTGCTGTTCGGCGAGACCCAAGCCGGGTCAGTGGGCGTGCGGGACGCCGGTCATCTGTGGCGTTCTGGACGGCACAAGGCGGAGCGAGAGCACCGCGGCCACGGCGGCGCCGGTGGAGGCCACCGCGACACAGAGCTCAGAGGCCGTGTCGTGGGCCTGGCTGGACGTGCACCCTGGGACCTCATCCTGAGTCGAAGAATGCCACTGACTTCGCGGCGGCCCTAGGCAGCGAGGACCTCCCGCAGGCGGACCGCGAACGCCTCCGGCTCGCCCATCTGGCCGTATTCGCCGCCGAGGAACCCGGCGTGGCCGCCTGGGAACGTGACCGGCGTCGTTCCGAGCCGCTCGGCAACGGCATGCGCGCCGCGGTTGGCCAGCTCGTCCTTCGACTCCGCGCCGGCTGCCACGACGATGCGGGTCGATGCCGTCCGGAGCGCCTCGAAGTCGGGCTCATAGTGGGTTAACGACACGATGTTCTGACCGACCATCGGGTCGTTCCGCGAGCCGTCGTCTTCGGTCGGTAGTCCGAACATTGCAGGATCCGGCGCGGGCCGCTCGAGATAGTCGGCCGGGATCGGACCTGTGTGGCTGGCGATGGCGATGAACTTAGCCATCGCTGGGCCGAGTCCGCTGCGCAGATACGTCTGGTGGATGTCCCGGTTCGCGGCCAGCGCGAACTCGCGGTCCGGCAGCACCGCGGCCGCCGGTGGCTCGTGTGCGACGAGCGTCCGTACCTGCTCCGGGTGGCGCGCGACCAGAGCGAGTGCGTTGATCGCGCCGCCGCTGCTTGCGAAAAGGTCAACCGGTCCGGCGTCCAGAGCCGAGATGATCCCTTGGAGATCGTCCGCGTGCTCCTCGGGCGTTGACGTGGCCGCGCCGTCGGTGCGTCGGCTGCGCTCGACACCGCGCGGGTCGTACGTCACTACCATGCGATCGGTGAAGTATCGGGAGAGCGTGCCGAACCCGGCGGCGCCCATCGGCGACGCGATCAGCAGCAACACCGGCGCGTCGCTGGTCCCGTTCCTGCGGACGTCATAGGTCAGCACCGCGCCCGGTACCTTGAGGGTGTGCGTCGTCAGGTC comes from Actinomycetota bacterium and encodes:
- a CDS encoding CPBP family glutamic-type intramembrane protease; this translates as MTATNPSAAGAGQPAVQPQPSAAAVAGGVGGAALLVATRVALWLGVQLLLAGLLVLGGAEPFGRALNEAAGWWMVYGALVDLGTPPMFAVVDLPPLASVVSVLVVPLLTELAEPVAYLGVVLPRLEARLGRAWLAATIVVVVWAAEHACFPLLASGGGLDLEFAAYRVGSVLPYLAIWTALYYALGRRLLPVMAARWAFNGGTALALALGLAG
- a CDS encoding alpha/beta hydrolase, which gives rise to MTDLTTHTLKVPGAVLTYDVRRNGTSDAPVLLLIASPMGAAGFGTLSRYFTDRMVVTYDPRGVERSRRTDGAATSTPEEHADDLQGIISALDAGPVDLFASSGGAINALALVARHPEQVRTLVAHEPPAAAVLPDREFALAANRDIHQTYLRSGLGPAMAKFIAIASHTGPIPADYLERPAPDPAMFGLPTEDDGSRNDPMVGQNIVSLTHYEPDFEALRTASTRIVVAAGAESKDELANRGAHAVAERLGTTPVTFPGGHAGFLGGEYGQMGEPEAFAVRLREVLAA
- a CDS encoding MFS transporter; this encodes MIALAHRRAFWFGIAAVSAGVVLHLPMYIGAADMGYQLAGMPMDPSMKVGMALIVVGIALSAYGVVPRGAGAYPDRVAGVRVAALDEAPIQRAHLALLAVMAVAVTIDVMKPTTLAFVVPGMAQEYGLKSPLNPQGKVPVAWFPLCALVGMVLGSAGWGWLGDRIGRRASILLAGVMFIATSVCGAMPAFGWNLLMCFLMGAAVGGMLPIAFALLAETIPARHRSWLMVLIGGDVAGAYIVTSLLASTLEPRFGWRVLWLIGLPTGLLLILLNRWIPESPRFLLACGRADEAEAVMARFGARLLPEDSTAHSKEEPSRYVQLFRRPFSGLTTAVVLFGLGWGLVNSGFLLWLPTNLRQLGLETGAAERLLAGAAIIGFPAVFAVALLYGFWSSKRTMIGVVLL